The Paenibacillus spongiae nucleotide sequence CGTCTAATGTATATGAGGACGATGATACGTCTTCCGATGTATTAGCGGTTGCAAAGGCTGGCGAACGTTACTATGCTTCGGCAGAAGCCGAGGATGGATTATTCGAGGTTATTCTCGCAGACGGCCAGACAACAGGCTATATCTCTGAAGCCGATGTTAGCAGTCAGTTATTGAGCGGCAGCCTTGGTCAAACAGATGCCAACGGGCAATTAACGACAGACCTGACTACATTGGCGCTTGGAACCTATCAGGTACAAGCCGTCAACGGTAATGAGAACAGCAAGGTTGTCAATTATGAAGTCGTGGAGCAGTACGGTACGGATGAACCTCAATATGTTCAAACCTATGTGGCAGAAGATATGTCTTCGCAGCTGAGCGCTGCCTGGCAAACGAAGCCGGATCGAACCGTTACTTATATTCAGTACATCGAAGCAAGCGAATGGGGAACGGGAGAAAGCCCTGATGCCGATCACGTCAAACAGCATCAAGCCGAGAGCGAGCTTCAAGTGCTTAGTATGAAGGAAAAAGGAACGAAGGGTGAAATCCGGTTTCATAATGCTTTGATTGAAGGCTTGAAAGCAGATACCGCTTATAAATACCGTGTAGGCTATGAGGGCAATTGGTCGCAGTGGTATGAATATTCTACTGTAGATCGGAACAACTCAACACCGACCTCATTCTTGTTTATAACGGATTCTCATACGAATCAATTACAAGGATTGGAAATCTACCAAGAACTAATGACTAACGCTTTGACACAATATCCATCGACGCAGTTTATTATGCATGGTGGAGATATTGTAGATGTAGGAGGCGCATTTGAAGAATGGCAAAAGTTCTGGCAAGCTTCATCGGTCTATGCCACAACACTTCCATCTGCTCTAACATTGGGTAATCATGACGTGAAGAGCGAAGGAAAAGAAGTCTTTACCAAAGGCGCGAATTTCCCGATGAACGGACCGGAATCCCAACTGCAATATGCTTACTCTTATGAGGTTGATGATACTCATTTTGTCGTATTGAACTCAGAAGGTACAGAGGAACAAATGATTGAACAAGCAGCATGGCTGGAAGAAGATTTGGATCAGAATGATAAAAAGTGGACGGTCGTTATGTTCCACCGTCCGGCCTACCATACAGAAAGCGGCCGAGAAACCCTTGTTGAGTATACGCAAACGTATTTTGCGCCTATATTAGAAGAGAAGAAAGTTGATTTGGTTCTGGTTGGACATGATCATGTGTATGCGCGCACCTATCCAATGCTGAATGGAAAGCCAAATAAAGCTGCCAATGAGGGTGCTATTTATCTTGACGGCGGTGCTTCGGGCTGGAAATTCTATGATGGCACTCAATATAATTATTTGAGTCATATCTTTGATGAAGACGTTCCCGTATATTCCGCTATTGAAATTACGGAGGATGAGATTCATGTGGAAGCACGTACGAGTGCGGGTCAGTTGATCGATGAGTTTTCTGTCGTGAAAACAACGGAAAATGGGCCGTCGACGCCAACGCCGCCAACACCAACGCCAACGCCACCAACGCCAACACCAGAGCCAGAGCCAACACCACAGCCAAAGCCAACACCAGAGCCAAAGCCGACACCAACGCCTTCGAAGCCTGTCTTCAACGACAAGGTAGATGTAGACGCAGTTAAGGCTGTCGTGGAAAAAGAGAAATCTGCGCCTGCGGTAAGCTTTACGGACGTTCCGGCTTCTTCGTGGAGTGCTTCAGTAGTGGAACGCGCCGCTAAGATGGGTATTGTAACGGGTTACGATGGTTCTTTCCGTCCCAATGAAAAGGCTACTCGCGCCGAGTTCGCCATGATGCTTGCAAAAGCTCTTGGTCTGACGGGTGCAAGCGGTTCTTCCTTCTCTGACACGCAAGGGCATTGGGCTTCAGAAGCGATTGGAGCATTACGGGCCAAAGGGATCATCAAGGGTTATGGCGATGGTTCTTTCCATCCTAATCAAGAGATCTCCCGCGCCGAGATCGTTGCCATGCTTGCCCGGTTGACGGACTATGTTTCCGGCACATCCAATCTATTTTCGGATACAGGCACGAGTTGGGCTTCTGAACAAATCAATGCTTTCGCAGCTGCAGGTATCGTAAGCGGTGTAGGCAACGGATTGTTCAAACCGAATGAATCTGCTTCCCGCGCCGAGTCCGTCGCGATCATCATTCGCTTGCTGGATAAATTGCTTGAACAATAAGCGCTGCAAGATCAAGGCTCTAGGAGACAGATAAGGAGCCCCCGCCCGGCAACCGCCCCATTCCGCGAACGCTTGACCGCCGTGGAATGGGGCTTTTTTGCAGATGACACGATGAAAGAACATCAAAAAATGGCTTTCTTATGAAGGAGATGGGGCAGGCGGAGTAGAAGAGATGGTTTGAAAGCGCCCTGCATTCATAACAGAACGAAGGAGAGAATGTCACATGAATTCATTGTATCTCCGCAAGGAAGGTAAAAGCTGCCGGCAATCCAGTTGGGACAAGACAGGCGGCAATATGGACTTCATCGTCATCAAAGCGGGTGAAACAGCCGCCATTGCCGAAATTGAAGGCGCGGGTGTCATCCAGCATATCTGGATGACGGTCGCGGCGCAGGATAAATACGCCTTCCGCAAAGTGTTGATTTCGATGTATTGGGATGATGAAGCGAAACCGAGCGTGGAGTCGCCGGTTGGCGACTTCTTCGGCGTCGGTCACGGCGTTGCAAGCCATTACGTCTCGATGCCGCTCAACATGATTACAACGCAAGGCGTGATCGAGAACAAGGCCGCCATGAACTGCTTCTTCGAGATGCCGTTCCGTAAAGGTGCCAGAATTGAAATGACGAATGAATGCGAGAATGACATCACGCTGTATTATTACGTCGATTATGTATTAAAGCCGGTTTCGGAAGATAGTTTCTACTTTCATGCTTCTTGGCGCAGGGAAAATCCTACGAGAGGTTTATATGACCTGTCCGCATTGAAGGCCGCGCATGACCAACAGGATCGATCGAATTATTCGGATCAGAGGGTGTACGAGTTGAAGAATCTGACCGGCGACGATAATTATGTCCTGCTGGACGCCGAAGGAGAAGGGCATTACGTAGGGTGCAACTTGAGTATCGATCACTTGAACCCGATGCCGGGATTCAGCTGGCCTGGCGAAGGGGACGACATGTTCTTTATTGACGGGGAACCTTGGCCTCCGCGGATGCATGGGACGGGAACGGAAGATTATTTCTGCGCCGCATGGGGCTATCCTTCGGGTAAATATGACGCGCCTTATCACGGCTTGTCCCTGTATGCTCCAATTAAGGGGAACGGCGATGCCTGGAGGGAAAGCAACACCATTTTATTTAGCGATTACTCAGGCAAAATGACGCAATACAGATTCCATATCGTGGACCCGATCATCTTCCGTCAATCCATTCGCTTCAGCATCGAGCACGGCCATGGAAATTCACAATCGAATGATTATTCATCCGTCGCATACTGGTATCAGCGGGAACCTCATAAAGATTATCCGGAGATGCTGCCGGTCGAGCTTCGTCTCCCGATTTCGGAGAAGGAAAGCGCGAGGTTGTTTTATCGCACGTACTAAGCAGCGCAAGCGCGATGGAGTCTTCAGGATTCGGTAACATCATAAAGTATAGGCAGGAATGGCGGGGACTCGCCTCCACGATGAAAAACCACAACCGTAAGTGGCTGTGGTTTTTTGCATGTCCGGCCTTGGCGCAACGGGGTTAGCCGCCCCTCCTGCTCGTTCGTATCCGAAGGGAGTGGAGGAAGCGCGGCTTTATCCCGATCCTTCCTTCTCGATGATGCTCAGCTTGCCGTTCGGCTCCATATAGGCTTGCTCGATATCTTCGGGGCCCGTCAAGCCTTTAACCCGAAGCTCTTGTTCAAGGTTACGGCGCGTAATGCGCGCCCGGCGCAGGCCATTCATCAATATTTTGCCTTTTTCCACGAGTTTAATCGGGCTGCCCATGACGAGCTTCTCGATGCACGCGCTTTTCATGGAGAGAAAGCTGACTGCAATCTGCATGAGAACCAGTCCCGCGATCGCGGTCAGCAGGATCCAGAAGTCAAGCTCGGGATCGGCCAGCCCGTCGCCGATAATGGCGCCGATCGCAATCACGACGACCAGATCGAAGTCCGTCAGTCTGCCCACGGACTGGCTGCCCATCAGCCGAAAAGCGACTAACCCGACAAGGAACATGCCGGCGGCTCTCACGAATGACATCATATACTCCATGCCGCTACCTGCCTTATTGCTCCATCAGGCTGTCCAGCGACACTTCCAGTTCCTGATCTTTTTGATTGAGCGGATAAATTCTGGCCGTCTCCCGATCATGGTCGACATGCTGGATATAAACCGCCGTACCTTGGTAAGTAACTTGAGCCATCACGGGCGATTCCGATATTTCCTGCGCTCGCTGCTTATTCATTCATCCGACCTCCGCCGCATAGTTGGAAACGTCCCCTATTTTACCCGGTTATGCGCCAATTATTCAGCCCTCTACCTCCTTCGTCGCCGCGCCCCGACGACCCGGGAGACGGTGCTTGCCGTTTTGCCTTGATGCGCCAGAGCCGATTGCGGCTTGCCGGCCGTGCTGATGACGGACTGTGAACGATGTTTACGATAGTGAAACCTGCCTCCGGTATTAACCGCCCGGGGAGCACTTAAGGAACGGAAAGAGCAATAACCCGGATGCCGCGGCATCCGGGTTGTTGCGTATTGGGTGCGAAGACCGATGAGAGGGCGGTTCAGCTCTTCACCGCTCCCGCCGCGATATCGGAAATAAACTGCTTGCTGATGAAGAGAAACAGGAGAATCAGCGGCAGGACCGCCAGGAGCGTGCCCGCGATGACCATCGAATAGTCAGTCGTGTAGATGCCGTTCAAGGACGACAGGGCAACCTGAAGCGTGAACTTGCTCTCGTCGGTGAGAATGATGAGCGGCCACAGATAATCGTTCCAAACTCCGATGAACGTGAATGCGCCCAGAAAGGATAACGCGGGCCGCAGGATCGGCAGTGAGATGTTCCAATAGAGACGGAAGAAGCCGCACCCGTCGATCCGCCCGGCGTCCAGCAGCTCCGATGGAATCGATTCCTCGGCATACTGCTTGATCCAGAAGATACCGAAGGCGTTCACCATGCCGGGAATGATGAGCGCCTTGTACGTTCCCACCCATCCGAACTTCGCCATGATGACGAAGGAGGGAACAAGCGAGAGCTGGGCAGGCGCCATCATCGTGGCGAGAAGGAGGACGAACAACCCCTTTTTGCCCGGAAAATGATACTTCGCGAACGTAATGCCGGCCAGTGAATCGAAGAACAGCACCAGCACCGTGCAAGTGGAAGCGACGAACAGCGTATTCATGAATGCCCCGAAGAAATCGATATTGGCTATGACCCGTGAGATATTGTCGAACAGCTGCGTCCCAAACCATAGTTTGGGCGGGTAGCTGTAGATTTCCGGCGTCGTGCGCGTCGACATGACCGCAAGCCAGTAGAACGGAAAGATGGACAGGAGAAACCCCGCGATCAAGCCCGTATGCAGCAGCGCGGATTTCCATTTGGTTACTGCCATTCACTTCACCCCATTGTCAAGTAATCGGTGATTTGTTCCTTTGGTCCGTCAGGTGTCGGATTTGCCCTGAACCAGCTTCCAGTTCACGATCGAGAACAAGGCGATCAGCACGAACATGCCCCAGCCGACGGCCGCCCCGTATCCGAAGTAGTTGTTGACGAACGCTTCCCGGTACAAATAAAGAACGATGGTAAGCCCGCCGCCGCTGACGCCGCCGTCGTTGCCGACGAGCACCTGCGGTTCGGTGAAGATCTGCATGCCGCCGATCGTGGACGTAATGACGGTAAACAGGATGATCGGCCTCAGGATCGGCACCGTAATCCGAAAGAAAGACTGGATGCCGGAAGCCCCGTCGATTTTGGCCGCTTCGTACAATACGGTCGGAATGCTCTGCAGTCCGGCCAAATAGATCACCGCATTATAACCGACCCAGCGCCAGACGACCATCAGGGATACGGCGAGCTGGATGCCCCAGGTCTTGTTCAGCCACTCGACCGCATTCAGCCCCGATTGGGTGAGGATGTAATTCAGCAGGCCGTAGTTGTTGGAGAACAGTGTGCTGAAGATAATCGCCACCGCGACAAGCGACGTCACGTTCGGCAGAAAGTAGCCGATCCGGAAGAACGTGCGGAACTTCACGAACGACGCGTTGAGCAGGAAAGCGACGACGAGCGCCGAGAACAGCATCGGCACGGTCGAATAAACCCAGATGAGCAGCGTATTGCCGACGGCTTTCCAGAATTCGACGTCGGTCAGCATGAACCGGTAATTGTTTACGCCGTTAAACGTCATCTCGCCGATGCCGTCCCACCGCTGGAACGACAGATACATCGAGAAGGCGATCGGGAATAATCCGAAGACGGCAAACAACAGGTAGAAAGGGGAGATGGCCAAATATTCGTAACGGTGCTTCCAAATTTCCGAGCCGAGCCCGCGCCTGCGTTCCGGCTGCCGGGTACGAAGATCGGGTTCGAGCCTAGTACGGGTCTGTAGGGGTTCAGCCACTGCTTCAGCCTCCTCGTTTCGGATGGCGTTCCTGCCATTCGTCCGAATAATGAATGATAAAGGTTAGAGCCGTTCTTCAGTGCAACCGGTTTCATGATGATTAAATGATATCCGTCCTACGATGCATACGTCTCACGAACGTATATGCTAGCTGTGCGCCTTGTCATCTTAGCAGCTCTTTCTTGATGCGGGCGAGCGCGTCTTCCCATGCTTGATCGGGATTTTTCCCTTGAAGCGCCACGGATTGAAGCTGCCGGTTCACGATGCCGTTGAGATTGGCGTACTTCGGTCCGAAGTAAGCGGGCTTGACGTTTCGCGCCGATTCGGTGAACACTTCGCCGGTCGCTTGGCCGCCGAAGAATTCCTCTTCCTTGAGCAGCTCCGGCGCTTCCAGCGCTTTCGCGGCGGAAGGGAACAGGTTGACATTAACGAACGTGTCGACTTGATTGTCGGGATTTTGAATCCATTTGATTACCTCGAACGCTTCCTTCGGATGCTCGCTCGTCTTCAGAATGGCCAGGAAGGAACCTCCGTTGTTGCCGTCTCCGCCCGGTGCGCGCGCCACGCGCCACTTGCCGGCAGTCTCTGGGGCGGCTTGCTGAAGCACCTCTTTGTTCCAGACCGCGCCGACGAATGAGGCGATCTTGCTGTTGTTCAAGGCGGCGTTCCATTCGGATGAGTTGCCGTTGGCATTTGCGAGCAGTCCTTTCTCTGATGCCTCGACCGCGAGGTCCCATGCTTTCTTCATGGAAGAAGAGGGATCTTCGCCGATAAAGGCATCATCCTCGGAGAAGTAGATTTTGTCGCTCTGGGCGTTCACCTGCGTATAGATGCTGCCGATGTTGTCCGTCAGCTTGACATCCTTGCCGAGCGCGGCTTGCAGCTTTTCTCCGGCCGCAAAATAATCCTCCCACGTCTTTATCGCTTGGCTGACATCGCCGGGATCGCTTGGAAGGCCGGCTTTCTTGAACAAGTCCGCCCGATAGAACAACCCTGTCGGCCCCGTATCGATCGGGAGCGCGATCATTTTGTCGTCCGGCGTCACGCCGAGCTGCCATTTCCAATCCAAATAGTCCTTCTCGATTTCCTTAGCGCCCAGCTCATAGAGGTCGTAGAACCGGTCGGCGTTCGGAAACATCTCGGTTACCCAATCGTTGAAGGCAACGATATCGGGCCCGCCGGAACCGGCAGCCAGCGTCGTCTTCAGCTTGGACTTGAAATCGCCGCCGATCTTCTGAGCGTTGATTCGGAAGTCCGGAAACTGCTTTTCGACGGAGGCGATCAGCTTGTCATCCAAGCCGCGGTTCCAGTACCACAGTGTAAGCGTTGTCTTTTTGTCGGCGGATGTTTCGGTCGAACAGCCGCTGGCCGTTAGGATAACGACCAATGCCAATAAAACGAAACGTATTTTGGTCACATGCGCTGCCTCCTATTCTGTATAGGTCCAAACAGGTACACGAGATGCTATTAAACCGAGTGATAACGAGTTGAACCAGGAAAATACTGGGTGGGTTTAAGTAGGTCCAGGGCGGTGCAAACATTTCTTGACAATTCCAAGAAAGCGAAGGAATGGCTGCGTGGATGGTTATCGAGCAAACGGTGAAGGGTAAAGTGGCGATCGTGACGGGAGGCGGGTCCGGCATCGGACAAGTGGCTACGCTGCGTCTGGCTCAATACGGAGCGACGGTCGTGCTGCTGGACCGGACGCCGGAACGTAAAAGCGAGTCGACCAGACTAATTTTCAATAGATTTATGAAACTTTCTAACTATTTTTCAATATGATCAAACCGTTTACAGCCTCCCTTCGTTTCCTTAAATAGTACCGGTAAAAATCATCTATGAAATGGAGGAAAAATCATGAAGAAGACCATGTTCCTATCAGCTCTACTGCTCTTTATCATAACGGCTGCCGGATTGACAGCCTATGCAAAAATGGAAAGTAAGCCAGCGTCCCAGGCGACACCAAATTCCAGCCAAGGTGATCATGTCATCCGGGTGTACGGACCGGGTGGACCACTTGGACCGATCAAGGAAGCTGCTGAACATTTTTCATCTGAAACGGGAATCAAGGTGGAAGTAACAGCCGGACCAGAGGGCAATTGGATCGGCCAGGCAAAGCAAGATGCAGATATTATTTTCGGTGGCTCCGAGTATATGCTGCAGGACTTCATCTTAAATCACCCCGAAATAATCGACACTAAATCACGAACGGAACTTTATCCTCGTGCTGCAGGAATATTGGTGAGGAAAGGAAACCCTAAGAAGATTGCAAGCCTGGAGGATTTAACGAAAGAGGGAGTTAAAATAATCGATGTGAATGGGGCTGGCCAGCTTGGCCTGTGGGAAGACCTGGCAGGCAGAAAAGGGCTGATCGCAGGCATTTCCCAAAATATTAACCTTTCTGTAAAGTCGAGTGCCGAAGCTATTGAATTATGGAAATCAAATTCCAGCCTGGACGCCTGGATTACCTATGAATCGTGGCATTACCGGCTCCAGGATGTGACGGACTTGGTCGAGCTGCCCGAAGAAGAAAAGCTCTATCGTGGAACGCCGATCGCCTTGACGAAAATCACCGATCAGAAAAAAGAGGCACAGCAATTTATTGATTATTTAAGAACGGAAGAATCTCACCAAATCTTTCAAAAATGGGGCTGGAAGTAAGGACGAGCCTTAAATCAAAAAAAACGGGGAGAAACATACATGAAAAAAGCAATCTTTACCCTCGCGATACTTTCGATTATTTTTGTTTTGGCTGCGTGCGGAAAAAGCACTGAGGAAAAAACAGATACGGATCAACCCGATCAAGCCCAAACGGAACAATCTAAATCGGAACAACCTCCGGCTGATAGCTTACAGCTTCTGGAGAATGAGACGGCTGGAGAGTACCTGGCGGATCCACAGGGAAGGGCCCTGTATTACTTTAAAAAGGACGAAGCAGGAAAAAGCAATTGCAGCGGAGACTGCTTGGCAAACTGGCCGTCATTTACCTCGGAGGATTTCTCCGTCCCGGAAGGTTTTGACAAAAAGGATTTCGATACGATCACAAGAGAAGACAATGGGGAGAAGCAGGTCACGTACAAAGGCTTTCCTCTCTATTATTTTGCAAAAGATCAGCAAGAAGGGGATGTAAACGGACAAGGAGTAAAAGATGTATGGTTTGTCGTAAATAGCGAAACTAAATTTGAATAAGCCTGCCCTGGGAACGATCAGTCGCGGTCGTTCCCATCCTTAACAGCCCTCCAATATGAAATTGGAGGGTTTTTCATGTATACAGCCCTTTAGGCCGAATCGGGGAAAGTCTCTTTGCGTTTAAGCAGGGCAAAGATCCAATGAAGCATCTTGTTTACGAAGGCAATCATTACAACTTTGGGAATCCGGAAGGTCCTCGGCGACAGAGGGCCTTCTTTTTGCGTGCGGATCGGCGAACGCCGGCGGCGGGTTCCCCGGCTTTCGCCCGCCGCGCGGACGATTCGTTACACCGGGGAACGCCCGAGCGGAAAAAAGATAACTAGGCGAAAAAAAGCAGTTGAGCGCTTACGCCGTAGCGTTTAACTTTAAATGAGTGTTCAAAAAACAGGTGTTCAAGATTCAATGCGGAAATCCGCTTCCCGTTGCACTTCGTGATCAAAAGACGGCTTTTTGAATAACCTCTTTAAAACATTCCAGGAATAGGGAGACGACGCGTAAAAGCGCATGATCGAGTCGTCATGGAAGGAGACTGAACAATGAGCGAACAAACGGCGGCAACGCTAGGCGAGCAGGAAGAAACGCAGGTCGTGGAGCATGGCGTCCACAATTTCAGCAGCGAGGATGAATGGGTGGAGCCCGAGAACCCGCTTATCCGGGAGCGTCTGGAATGGTTCAAAGACCAGAAGCTGGGCATCATGATGCATTGGGGACCGTACTCCCAGCTTGGCGTAGTGGAATCGTGGGCGTTAAGCGACGAGGACGGCGATTGGTCGCGCGACGGCATCGACTGGCAGGCGGACAGCGAAGAATTGAAGCGAGAATATTTCGGCCTGGGACGAACGTTCAACCCGATCCGGTTCCAGCCGGACGTGTGGGCGGACCTGGCCGCGGAGGGCGGCTTCAAATATTTGATCTTCACGACCAAGCACCATGACGGGTTCTGCATGTGGAACACCCACACGACCGACTATCGGATTACCGGTCCGCAGACGCCGTTCCATACCCATAAATACGCGGACATCTGCCGGCATCTGTTCGACGCTTTCCGGGCGAAGGGACTGGCCATCGCCGCGTACTTCTCCAAGGCGGACTGGCATACTCCGTACTACTGGGCGTCCGGGATGGAGCGGGGGCGCAACATGTGGCGCGGACCGTCCTACGACCCGGAGAAATATCCGTGGCTGTGGAACAACTTCATTCAGTTCACGCATAACCAAATCATGGAGCTGTTAACGGAGTACGGACGGATCGACGCGCTGTGGCTGGATGCCGGATGGGTCCGGGCCGGCGGCCGCGTCGGACAAGACATCCGGCTTGGCGAGGTGGTCGAGAAGGCGCGCGAGAAGCAGCCGTGGCTCCTCTCCGTCGACCGTACCGTAGGCGGTCCGTACGAGAATGTCGTCACGCCCGAGCAGACGATTCCGGACCGCCCGATGAACGTGCCGTGGGAGAGCTGCATTACGATGGGGACGTCGTTCTCCTTCCGATACGAGGACAAGTACAAGTCGGTTCGCCAGATCGTCCACCTTCTGCTCGAAGTGGTGGCAAAAGGCGGCAACCTGGCTTTGAACGTCGGCCCGCAGCCTGACGGCAGGCTTCCGGAAGGAGCGATCCGGCGGATCAAGGAACTGGGCGTCTGGATGAACGAGTATGGCGAGGGCGTCTACGGCACCCGCATCTGCGAGCCTTATTATACGGGGCAATGCGCGTTTACGCGAAAAGGCGATACGGTATACGGGTTTTACTTGTACCCCGGCGCGGACGCTCCCGTCACGGAAGAGATCAAGCTGCCTTACAAGGGCGAGGCGACCGCCGTTGAGCTGGTCGGCCGCGAAGGGCGGCTTGAATTCAGCCGCACTGACGAAGGACTTGTCATCCGTCTTCCGCTGGCCGCCCTGTCCGAGGAAGCGCCGATCGCGCACGTCTTCCGGATCTGGGGGTAGAGGGGACGGCAGCACCTGTCCATCGCCGGTTCCCATCCTAATCGAATACTACCGACGAGAAGCTGGCGACGCAATAAACGGTCGCCAGCTTTTCGCATAGATGGTTAAAGAGAACCTTGTCCGTCTTGTTGAAATCAAGTAAACTTGCAAGATCGGACGCTTCAGACAGGTGGGGGAAGGGGTTTTTTCAAATGAAAAAAAGTTGGTTCCGCAGGTTGTTGTTTTCCTACCTTCCTGCTTTTTTCGGCGTTATCATGATTTTGTTCGTCGTGTTCTTCCAATATTTGAATGAGCAGAACCACAAGGAAGCGATCAAAGCGAACGAATTCATGGTGCAGCAGGTCATCCGTTATACGGACAGCACCTTGAAGGCGATCGATTATAAAGTGGCCAGACTGGTCATGACCGATCCGACCGTGACGCGATTTTTCAATCTCGACTATAACGATGTATTCGCTAACATACAAGCCGTCAAAGTGATGGACGATTTGAAGGTCAATTTCCCGCTGATCGATTCCGTTTATTTCGTGCGGTTGAAGGACGGCGGCATGCTGGGCGACGCTCCGAGCAAGCTGGCCGATTTCCCCGATGCCGATTTCATCGCGCAATCCAATAAACGCCAGGTTCAAGTGAAATGGACGGGAGAGCGGAAATTCACCCCTTACGCGGATTCGCCTTCGAAGAATGTCATCACGCTCGTTCGCGACGTGCCGTATTTCTCCAGCCAGAAGAAGGGCTACTTCGTCGTAAATGTAAGCGTATCCGCGCTGCGGGACTCCATCGCCCAAATGTACAACGGCGACATCACCTTCGTCCGCATGACGGATGGTCAAGGCCACGATTTGCTCGCCAAGGCTGCCGGCGAAGGGGAGGCGGGGCGCCAGTTCTCGTCCTTCACGTCGCCCTATACGGGCTGGCTCGTGGAGAGCGGTCTCATCGACACAGGAATGATCGGCTTCGCGCTGAACCTGTATAACGTCTGGATGATCATGGCGCTCGTGTCCGTCGTGCTCGGCGTCGTATGGGTCATTCTCGTGACCCGCAAGAACTACCGGCCGATCCAGCAGATCGTCTCCCTCCTGAGAACGAACGCGCTTCAGAATCAAGGCTCCGACGGCGGGCCGAGCGAGAGCGAGATGGGGTTCATCCAAGCATCGCTCGAGCAGATGATCGAAGAGACGGAGCAGTTCCGGCAGCAGCACCGCCAAAGCTTGATTCTGCAGAAGAAATACCGCTTCCAGGAAGTAATGGAGGGCCTCGCCCCGATCAAGGAGGCCGAATGGATCTCCGAGCTGAAGAAATACGACCTCGACGTCGCGGGAAGAACGGCGCTCGTCCAGATGTTCGAGATCGACGGGTACCACCAGTTCTCGGCCGCGTACAACCAGCGCGATCAATCGCTGCTGAGGTTCACGCTCTTCGTCGTCGTGCTTGAGGTCGTCCAGAACCACAGCGCCAGCGTCTGGTCGGAATGGACGACGGACCGCCGGCTCACGTCCATCATCTGGGCGCCGGAGGGCGCGGACCCGGGCGAAATACAAGACGCCATCTCGCAGGCGGTGCTGCAGTGGGTCGAGCAGAATCTCAGCTTCACGGTCACGATCGGACAGGGCGGACAGGCGCTCACGTTAGAGGAAATCCGCCAGTCGTACGAGAAAGCGGGCAACCTGCTGCAATATAAGGCGGTTCTCGGCGCGAACCGGATCATTCATCCGGAGCAAATCGCGAAGCCACAGACCGAAATTCACGAATATTTCAAGACGATTAACCAGCTGTCGCAGTCCGTGCGCTTGTCGGGCCCGGAATGGAGAGGGCATCTTGCCTTTTTGTTCGGGCAAATCCGCGACTCGCTGTCCTCACGCAAGGAAATCGATAGCCTGATGCTGTTTCTTCAGCAGCATCTGGACCGCGAGTTTCTCGATTTGTCCAAGGAATATCGGCAAATGTGGAAGGCGACGCAAGTGGAGCTCCTGGAGCTTGCGAAGCAATGGGAGACGCTGGAGGAGCTGGAGGACGGCTGCGCCCGGATCTTCGA carries:
- a CDS encoding S-layer homology domain-containing protein; this encodes MKSKVLRKTVVIASVITLLGGGLHTGARQNNHVYAADETTPSVMVEDFEDGLSDVRFNPKRMYEATLHLEDNKKHVRNGQYSARIDYDMIGIVDNPSQIEVGYKTGNIPVTGYPAKVGMWVYGNNEGHLLTTKFRDSGGSSFQAEFYDENEIGIDWYGWKYIEADVPQGKPGPVVLELFFQLKQSNMSKKNKGSIWVDDITFIYEELEEDKDVPVIKPIAPVENELLSAPLDELKVELTDHGSGLDLDTLSVLLDGTDITDEVHYSPDTNLLTYPGEYVDGGYHELVIEVKDRNGNPAGKTFAFTMNAGERLFMTADEEAVSNEIYSVQVSIQDYLNADRAEFALNYDANTLQVESVTQAAGVDLTSDVDNENGIVQIALGNVTAAAHDVVTVNFRVNAHAALERGEDYKTITMSNANLSAGEVQTSSPIAAPVHFTIAFPYQLEMTGVGLGTPSTFTVLDREGRAYEGADIVFAGLLKQSSVVTVNTATSNVYEDDDTSSDVLAVAKAGERYYASAEAEDGLFEVILADGQTTGYISEADVSSQLLSGSLGQTDANGQLTTDLTTLALGTYQVQAVNGNENSKVVNYEVVEQYGTDEPQYVQTYVAEDMSSQLSAAWQTKPDRTVTYIQYIEASEWGTGESPDADHVKQHQAESELQVLSMKEKGTKGEIRFHNALIEGLKADTAYKYRVGYEGNWSQWYEYSTVDRNNSTPTSFLFITDSHTNQLQGLEIYQELMTNALTQYPSTQFIMHGGDIVDVGGAFEEWQKFWQASSVYATTLPSALTLGNHDVKSEGKEVFTKGANFPMNGPESQLQYAYSYEVDDTHFVVLNSEGTEEQMIEQAAWLEEDLDQNDKKWTVVMFHRPAYHTESGRETLVEYTQTYFAPILEEKKVDLVLVGHDHVYARTYPMLNGKPNKAANEGAIYLDGGASGWKFYDGTQYNYLSHIFDEDVPVYSAIEITEDEIHVEARTSAGQLIDEFSVVKTTENGPSTPTPPTPTPTPPTPTPEPEPTPQPKPTPEPKPTPTPSKPVFNDKVDVDAVKAVVEKEKSAPAVSFTDVPASSWSASVVERAAKMGIVTGYDGSFRPNEKATRAEFAMMLAKALGLTGASGSSFSDTQGHWASEAIGALRAKGIIKGYGDGSFHPNQEISRAEIVAMLARLTDYVSGTSNLFSDTGTSWASEQINAFAAAGIVSGVGNGLFKPNESASRAESVAIIIRLLDKLLEQ
- a CDS encoding glycoside hydrolase family 172 protein — protein: MNSLYLRKEGKSCRQSSWDKTGGNMDFIVIKAGETAAIAEIEGAGVIQHIWMTVAAQDKYAFRKVLISMYWDDEAKPSVESPVGDFFGVGHGVASHYVSMPLNMITTQGVIENKAAMNCFFEMPFRKGARIEMTNECENDITLYYYVDYVLKPVSEDSFYFHASWRRENPTRGLYDLSALKAAHDQQDRSNYSDQRVYELKNLTGDDNYVLLDAEGEGHYVGCNLSIDHLNPMPGFSWPGEGDDMFFIDGEPWPPRMHGTGTEDYFCAAWGYPSGKYDAPYHGLSLYAPIKGNGDAWRESNTILFSDYSGKMTQYRFHIVDPIIFRQSIRFSIEHGHGNSQSNDYSSVAYWYQREPHKDYPEMLPVELRLPISEKESARLFYRTY
- a CDS encoding DUF421 domain-containing protein, with the translated sequence MEYMMSFVRAAGMFLVGLVAFRLMGSQSVGRLTDFDLVVVIAIGAIIGDGLADPELDFWILLTAIAGLVLMQIAVSFLSMKSACIEKLVMGSPIKLVEKGKILMNGLRRARITRRNLEQELRVKGLTGPEDIEQAYMEPNGKLSIIEKEGSG
- a CDS encoding carbohydrate ABC transporter permease; its protein translation is MAVTKWKSALLHTGLIAGFLLSIFPFYWLAVMSTRTTPEIYSYPPKLWFGTQLFDNISRVIANIDFFGAFMNTLFVASTCTVLVLFFDSLAGITFAKYHFPGKKGLFVLLLATMMAPAQLSLVPSFVIMAKFGWVGTYKALIIPGMVNAFGIFWIKQYAEESIPSELLDAGRIDGCGFFRLYWNISLPILRPALSFLGAFTFIGVWNDYLWPLIILTDESKFTLQVALSSLNGIYTTDYSMVIAGTLLAVLPLILLFLFISKQFISDIAAGAVKS
- a CDS encoding H-type small acid-soluble spore protein: MNKQRAQEISESPVMAQVTYQGTAVYIQHVDHDRETARIYPLNQKDQELEVSLDSLMEQ